The Halanaerobiales bacterium genome contains a region encoding:
- the ugpC gene encoding sn-glycerol-3-phosphate ABC transporter ATP-binding protein UgpC translates to MAGVFLENITKRYDDVVAVKDANLEIKDKEFLVLVGPSGCGKSTTLRMIAGLEDITEGTIKIGDEIVNDVAPKDRDIAMVFQNYALYPHMNVYDNMAFGLKLRKEPKDLIDKRVNEAAEILGIEELLDRKPKKLSGGQRQRVALGRAIVREPKVFLMDEPLSNLDAKLRVQMRAELSKLHDRLQTTVVYVTHDQTEAMTMGDRIVVLNEGIIQQVDDPLTLYNEPNNMFVAGFIGSPSMNFLNAKLVNEGNEYYVEGNGSFKIKIPQQKIEEFPDIKNYTNKQVVLGLRPEDVVDANINHDFEIKENNSFKAEVDVLEPMGSEIYLYLDRDEHSFVARVEAESKADVGDKIKVGVDTRKMHIFDMETEEAII, encoded by the coding sequence GCCTTCTGGATGTGGAAAATCAACTACTTTAAGAATGATCGCAGGACTTGAAGACATAACAGAAGGTACTATAAAAATTGGAGATGAAATTGTTAATGATGTAGCTCCAAAAGATAGAGATATTGCAATGGTATTTCAAAATTATGCTTTATATCCTCACATGAATGTATATGATAATATGGCATTTGGGTTAAAATTACGTAAAGAACCAAAAGATTTAATTGATAAAAGAGTTAATGAAGCAGCTGAAATTTTAGGTATTGAAGAATTATTAGATAGAAAGCCTAAAAAATTATCAGGTGGTCAAAGACAAAGAGTGGCTTTAGGAAGGGCTATTGTTAGAGAACCTAAGGTGTTTTTGATGGATGAACCACTTTCCAATCTTGATGCTAAATTAAGAGTTCAAATGCGTGCTGAATTAAGTAAATTACATGATAGATTACAAACAACAGTTGTTTATGTAACCCATGATCAAACTGAAGCTATGACCATGGGAGATAGAATAGTTGTATTAAATGAGGGAATTATCCAGCAGGTAGATGATCCTTTAACTTTATATAATGAACCCAATAATATGTTTGTAGCGGGTTTTATTGGTAGCCCTTCAATGAACTTTCTTAATGCCAAATTAGTTAATGAAGGCAATGAATATTACGTTGAAGGTAATGGAAGTTTTAAAATCAAAATACCTCAGCAAAAAATAGAAGAATTTCCTGATATTAAAAATTATACTAATAAACAGGTTGTTTTGGGTTTGCGACCTGAAGATGTTGTTGATGCTAATATAAATCATGATTTTGAAATTAAGGAAAATAATTCTTTTAAAGCTGAAGTAGATGTTTTAGAACCAATGGGATCAGAGATATATTTATATCTTGATCGCGATGAGCATTCATTTGTAGCAAGAGTTGAAGCTGAAAGTAAAGCTGATGTAGGGGATAAAATTAAAGTTGGTGTTGATACTAGAAAAATGCATATCTTTGATATGGAAACCGAAGAAGCAATAATTTAA